A window of Nitrososphaerales archaeon genomic DNA:
AAGATCCTAGGTATGATGGTAGCTATGATGGGTCTCTTAACGATAGAATGTACGGAAGTAACCTTACCGCCGAATACTACACGCTTCATAATCAAATCCCTCTTCTCCACATCGACCTCCAAATCTACACATTCCGATACACATCCCGTTCCGAGCCTTTCGGCGAGTCTCGGGGCCAATTCCTTACCCCTCTTTGTAGCACCTATAAGGACGATCTCAGGCTTTATCTGGTTTATGGCCGCACTTAGGGCATCGGTACAGACTTCTGCAACAAGATTCTTAAGCTGGGGATCTTCTATTATATAGATTTTGTCGGCACCATAACTGGCCAATTCATCAGCTATGACTTCGACCCTTTCACCCAATAGGATCGCTGAGACATCCGTCTGAAGCCTATCTGCCAACTCTCTACCCTTGCTGATCAACTCAAAGAGCGTTTCTCTATCCTCAGAGTAACTCACTATACCTCTGTAACCTTCCTTCATTCTATCACACACCCAGTACCTTTTCTTTTAATAGGTAAGATATAAGTTCTTGAACGGCTTCATCCACGGGCTTATCTTTGATTATTATTCTCTTCCTCTCAACTGTAAATCCCTTAAGTTCTAAGGTGCGAAGAGGTAAGGTCTGCTCGAGCCTATCCTTCGATAAACCCACATCCTCAAGTTTCCATACTGTAAGGGGCTTCTTTGAAGCCTTTAGGATCGCCATCACGCTTGGGATCCTCGGCGTGTTTATCTCACGTGTTACCGTGAGTAAAACGGGCATCGGTGCTCTAACCGTTTGATATACATCTTCCAAGTCCCTTTCAACTATCACATAATTTCCTTCAATCCTAACAATACTTCTTACATAGGTGAGCTGTGGTATCTTGAGCCTTTCGGCCAATCTGGGGCCGACTTGGCCCGTATAGCCATCGATCGTCGCTTCTCCACAAAGGATCATATCGAAGCCATCCATCTTCCGAATCGATGAAGCCAGAACTTCAACGGTTACAGCTGTATCGAACCTCCCCTCCGAAGAGTCCTCTACTAAATATGCCTCATCGGCACCCATAGCTAAAAGCTCTCTCAACCCATCCTTTGCTGTAGGCGGGCCGAAGCACACAACTTTAACAGTTCCACCGTATTTCTCCTTAATACTCACCGCCGCTTCCACAGCATTCTTATCTATATCGCTTACCTTCCTACGCGCACCTTCCAATACAGGCCTTCCTGAACTTATCTTCAACTCGGCCACATCTAAAGCATATTTGGCACATACCACCATCTTCATAAAAATCCCTCCATACTATTCTTCGATCGCCTCATTTAAAACTTCTGCAATATCCTTAATTTTAAGCCTCCCCTCCAAGCCCCTAGTCTTTACAGCATCTTCGAACATCGAGATACAGTAGGGACAAGCTACAGAGATCAAACTAGCATCGGTCCTTTCTACTTCTTTGATCCTTAAAACACTCATCTTCTCTTTCTCTGGAACTTCATACCAAACATTCCCCCCTCCTCCACCACAACAGAAGCTATTTACACCATGCCTCTCGAACTCTTTAACCGTGAGTTTCGGTATCATTCGAAGGATAATCCTTGGAGCATCGTATATCCCATTGTACCTGCCGAGGTAACATGGATCATGGTACAAAGTGTGTTCCTCAATACCCCTAACCAATCTGATCCTCCCCGTCTTTAGAAGGTTGAGAAGGAATTCTGAATGGTGGATAACTTCGAATTCACCACCAAACTCCCGATATTCATTTTTAAATGTGTTGTAGCAGTGGGGGCAGTGTACGATTATCTTCTTCACACCATAACCCTTTAGAACTTCGATATTCGTCAGGACCATTTCCTGAAATCTGCCCTCATCACCTATCCTCCTCAACGTATCTCCACAACACCTCTCTTCCGAACCGAGTACAGCGAAGTCCACTTTAGCCTTGTTCAATATGTTGACCATTGATCTTGCGATCTTCTGATTCCTTTTATCGTAAGATGAAGAGCAACCTACCCAGTAGAGGTATTCGGCATCCGGTTTCTCCTTCAAAGTCTTTACATCGAGGCCCTTCATCCATAGATCTCTATCCGAGATGGGCATGCCGTAAGGATTGAACCTTTCAGCAAAGTTTCTTAATACATCCATCTTTGTAGAATCGATCCTACCCTCATTTACCAAGAACCTCCTCCTTTCGATGAGTGGTTCGAAGTTGTAGATATCGACCGGGCATACCGCTGCACATGCCCCACACGTGGTGCAGGACCATACAGTCTCATCTCTGAGGATTCCATCGAGTAAGAGGATCCTTTCACTCCGTTCAGAAAGGTTTGAGATAAATTTCTTCACATTGCCCCACTTTGATAGAGGTGATAAGAGGACCTTCGTAGAGTTAAGGAAATCTGATATAAAGATCAATTTCAAGCTGCTCTTTAAGTTCAAAACGACCTCCATGGGGGATAGATCTCTACCCGCTGCATAAGCCGGGCATGCATCCTGGCACCTTCCACACCTGACACAAGGCTCTACATTCATCCTCTGCCTCCAGTTCATATCCTTGATACTCTTGATACCGATCTTAACCTCGAAACTACCCGTCTCCAAGAGCTTACGAAGGTCAAAGGGTGTTGAGATCTTCTTCCCGAAGCCGATCGGTTCATCTACAAAGCTATACCTCCTCAGGATCTGGATGGATCCAGTGATGATATGCCAGAGTTTAGTAAAGGGTATGGAGGCGATCAAGATACCTAAGGATAGGCCTGAAAGGGGCCAGAGCACGTAATGGAGGGTCAACCATGAAATGGGCAAGGGTTTAAGTAAAGTGGAGAGAGAGTGGCTTACAAACCAGTACTTGGTGATCGAAGGGTCGACATTAAATGCGATGATCGTCGAAGCTTCGGCTATAAGTTTGGATGTAAACCACAACAGTATAACTGCGTAGCAGAAGGAATCATCGATACTCACCTTTGAATGGATCTTCCCAGCCACTCTTTTGTATAGCATGAAGAGTACATACGAGATTACGATCAAAGCGACAAGGTTACTGGTAAAGCCATAAAGGGAATCGATGAACGTGAACGATTCTATCGAAGCCGTGCTCAGAAAGTAGAAGTCTGCAAATGGTGCGATGAAGAATAGGATATAGGATGGTGTACCTTTAAGTTGTGGTATATGCTCAACTTTAATGTGGTATGCAACTATAAGTGATAGATATGCAATGATGAATATTACCTTAAAAGATCCACTTAATACATCTGATGAACGTAACTTTGCCTTTGTAAAGATGCCTAAAAATAGACCCTTTATAATAGAGAGGACCTTTCTGCTGAATAGAATCGAAGATACCGATCTTATAATACTAACGATGATCTTAAGATCTTCACGGCCTGAAGAGCTGCTGATCCAAGTCCAAACTTTAACCCCTCCACCCAATAAACCGATTACCATACCTATTATGTAGAAGATCGAAAATAATCCAATTTCCATACTACACTTCTCCTAAAATTCCTTTAGGATTAAAAGAAAAAATGGAGAGGTTGCTTTTACTCTTTAAGCTTCTTATAAGCGACGTAATCTGGACCGAGTAACTCTCTCACAAGTACGACCCTTTGAATATTGGTAGTACCTTCTGCACCTATGCAGTAAGACATGACACCCCTCCACCCCATCTCTACCGGACACTCTTTAGTATAACCGTAGGCACCGTGCCATATCATTACTTTTTCACAAGCCTTAAGGGCTAGTGGAGGAGCCTTTAACTTACACATCGATATATACTTAGCAACTTCTCTTGCCGAGAACTTCCCTTCTTTATACTTTAAGTCGTTCATCCAAGCGGTTCTATACACAAGTGATCTAGTAGCCTCCATCTCGGTCCATAGATCTGCTAGCTCGAAGCTTATACCTTCAAACTTGCCAATGGGCCATCCGAAGGCCTTTCTCTGCTTGATATAATCGATCCCTATCTCCAACACCCTTTGAGTCACTCCTACAGCACTCGCAGCTATTATGAGTCTGGCATTATCGAAGCCCTCCATCGTATAGTAGAATCCTTTACCCTCCTCTCCAAGCCTATATTCATCGGGGAGTCTTACATCCTCCATCTTGAAACCTCCCGTGGATATGGCCATTCTGCCACAATCGTCGAAGCGCTTCGTAATTTCAACACCCGGTGCATCGAAGGGAAGGAAGAATGCGGTCATACCTTTATGGGGAGCTTCTGGCGGGGCTGGTGAAGTTCTAGCCAA
This region includes:
- a CDS encoding electron transfer flavoprotein subunit beta/FixA family protein codes for the protein MKMVVCAKYALDVAELKISSGRPVLEGARRKVSDIDKNAVEAAVSIKEKYGGTVKVVCFGPPTAKDGLRELLAMGADEAYLVEDSSEGRFDTAVTVEVLASSIRKMDGFDMILCGEATIDGYTGQVGPRLAERLKIPQLTYVRSIVRIEGNYVIVERDLEDVYQTVRAPMPVLLTVTREINTPRIPSVMAILKASKKPLTVWKLEDVGLSKDRLEQTLPLRTLELKGFTVERKRIIIKDKPVDEAVQELISYLLKEKVLGV
- a CDS encoding (Fe-S)-binding protein; this encodes MEIGLFSIFYIIGMVIGLLGGGVKVWTWISSSSGREDLKIIVSIIRSVSSILFSRKVLSIIKGLFLGIFTKAKLRSSDVLSGSFKVIFIIAYLSLIVAYHIKVEHIPQLKGTPSYILFFIAPFADFYFLSTASIESFTFIDSLYGFTSNLVALIVISYVLFMLYKRVAGKIHSKVSIDDSFCYAVILLWFTSKLIAEASTIIAFNVDPSITKYWFVSHSLSTLLKPLPISWLTLHYVLWPLSGLSLGILIASIPFTKLWHIITGSIQILRRYSFVDEPIGFGKKISTPFDLRKLLETGSFEVKIGIKSIKDMNWRQRMNVEPCVRCGRCQDACPAYAAGRDLSPMEVVLNLKSSLKLIFISDFLNSTKVLLSPLSKWGNVKKFISNLSERSERILLLDGILRDETVWSCTTCGACAAVCPVDIYNFEPLIERRRFLVNEGRIDSTKMDVLRNFAERFNPYGMPISDRDLWMKGLDVKTLKEKPDAEYLYWVGCSSSYDKRNQKIARSMVNILNKAKVDFAVLGSEERCCGDTLRRIGDEGRFQEMVLTNIEVLKGYGVKKIIVHCPHCYNTFKNEYREFGGEFEVIHHSEFLLNLLKTGRIRLVRGIEEHTLYHDPCYLGRYNGIYDAPRIILRMIPKLTVKEFERHGVNSFCCGGGGGNVWYEVPEKEKMSVLRIKEVERTDASLISVACPYCISMFEDAVKTRGLEGRLKIKDIAEVLNEAIEE
- a CDS encoding acyl-CoA/acyl-ACP dehydrogenase, translating into MPIDFSFTEEQELIRKAVREWCEKNLTLEKVREMDTKGEIPREIWKGLAELGVLLPTVPKEHGGAGVDWVTHCIIGEEIGYADITIATAAAFIVVEGAWGFSIDKYCSEEVREKYVKPAIRGEKFLGIATTEPGGGSDVAAFKTTAKKSGNEWIINGEKMYISGTEECKKYGGGYWILARTSPAPPEAPHKGMTAFFLPFDAPGVEITKRFDDCGRMAISTGGFKMEDVRLPDEYRLGEEGKGFYYTMEGFDNARLIIAASAVGVTQRVLEIGIDYIKQRKAFGWPIGKFEGISFELADLWTEMEATRSLVYRTAWMNDLKYKEGKFSAREVAKYISMCKLKAPPLALKACEKVMIWHGAYGYTKECPVEMGWRGVMSYCIGAEGTTNIQRVVLVRELLGPDYVAYKKLKE